The window TGATGCCTCAATGCAGCGAACTGCGGCTATGAAggcgctctcggcgcagCAACGCTCAGCGCAAGAACAGGGCTCGGAGGAGCCGGCAAAGCCTTTGCCCGCCATCATTGTGCGATACGACAGCATAGACGAGTGCGCGTCTTGTTCAAAAGACGATTTACCAGGCGAAGTCCCTTCGCCagactgcggcgaaggcctgcTGCCAGGCGCCCTCAAggccgcgcctggcgccccGCACTCGCCTCCGGGACAGGACGGCTGCGTCACATTCCGGAGGAGTCGTGCGAACCTCGAACCCGTGAATGCGTCAGGTCAGAGGAATGGCGCCTCGTGTGCTGCGCCCAACACTCCGAGTCCCCAAGCGGcccgtccgccgcgcagagctgcagcgagcAACGCAAGCAGGGACGAGGGCGTTTCACCGGAAGTGctcgatgcatgcgcgagtCGAGAAACTGGAAGCGGGGGGGTGGTCCAGGGGGCCGCTTCTAAAACTGAGACACAAACAGGatcttcgtctgcggctgaCAACGCGACATGCAGAGAACGAGACGTGACGAAGGAGTCCGACGACAAGGATGTCGCCCGACCTGCCGTGGCAAGCCCCTGCGCCTCAGGTACAGAGCAGAGATACAGGTCTCGTGTACGTTTTCTCTCAGAAGAAGTCTCGTTCCTATACATGTTTGCGAACAAGTAAAGCCGCGATACGGCTGGCTGCCTTGGCCGCTCCCTTCCGTCAGCAAGCCCCGTCCAGTCTCATTAGCTAGGTGTGCCCGACTCTCTGCAACGTCCTCTACCACCGGGTTCCCGCCTCGCACGATTGTCGATTGCGGTCTCGATTGGTGTCTGTTTTTGGTTTTTGGCCTGCATCCAGCATCAGCACCAGCTCCCGACCACGAGGAAGCGTCGCCACCATGTCCATCTGTCTGccctgcgccagctgcgccgtcggctcCACTTCCGACCTCGACGTCGCCTTTCTCTTGCGTTGCCCTGTCTGAAGACGTGGCCTCGATCGAACCGGCGTCGCGGCATTCGGGAGGCGAGGCATTCTGTTCTCAGCAGGCCTTGAGAGCTCAGGACGAGGGCGCCATGCGCCAAGCCCGTCCACGCTCGCTTGCTCCTGAATCTGTTGGAGTTATGTCGTCTGCTGTAGAGCCTTCTGGAGAGTGGCTCTCTTTTTCCGCTTGCCTAAAGTCCCCACTCCCGGCGCCCGTCTGCTCCAGTCAACGCGTgctctccggcgcctccgcagccgaaATCCACATCGCAGGATCTAGCTCTGGCACAAGGTCGCTccccgtgtctctctcttgtcttcCGCACGCCCTCTCTTCAGAAGTCTCCTGCTCTCCCCTCCCATCGAATGCGACTCCGTCCGTCGCCAGACGAGAAAACGCGGCGCCATCTACGAGGCTGGCCTCCTCACCAGAAGGCGTGGCTGCTCCTGCCGCCTTGGCGCGTGAGGCAGATCCTCTGGAAAGCCACGTTGAAGCTGAAACACTCAAAGGCCCTGATGGGCGCCACGCTCGatcttcgctgctgctggtcCTGTCGCCGACTTCGCAGCAGGTGGATGATTCGACTCAGAAAGCTGGCTGTCAGTCCGCTTTGCATTCGTCCGGCTCCAGAGCGCTCCCGCGGGTGCAGACGTGCCCGACGATTCCGCGTCTCGAGCAggaccgcgccggcggccgcggggcttgtcgctgcatgcagacgaCGTCCGCGCTGAGTTGGGACGAAGTGCCAGAAAGCAGTCGAGGGCGAAGTGCGCTTCatcgacgcggcgcagaggaggcggaatcGCCGAAGGAGAACGTCTCAGAATGCCTGGCACCTGGAGCAGAGGCTGCCCTTCAGAAGATCAGCGAAGATGAATCAACCGTGGAAGGGTCTAGTAGTCAATCGggtgcgccggctgcggaaGCACCGGGCGAAGAAGGGCTCGTGGAGGGGAATCAGGAGTCCACGCAGAGTGGCAACCAAGAGGACACAAGCGAGAAGCCGGGACGGATCAGGCCGGAGGATGCGGGAGACACAGAGGCAATcgagcagcgaggagggcagGACCGCGATGCAGAgacggcagaagaagaagctgacAGACTTGTTGGAGAGGATCAAGCCGTTACCGCGACGAGCCAGCGTGAGACGCAGGAGGCACAGGAGAGAGGAATCGGGAGCAATGAGACACCGAGTGAGCGACACAAACCGCACTCTCCATCGTCAGACTCCGTCTCAAGCGAGCCACAGGGAGATTCTTCTCTGGAAGAGGGTGAGCcgcccgtctccgcgtctgcgtgtgaCCCCCACCAGAATGAGGGAGGCCGCGATCATTCAGCAGATCACCTGGACGGCGAGCCAAGGATACCCGAAAGAGGAGACTTGCCTGACACACCCTTCGAGGACGGGGGAGGGGCTCAAACGGAGCAACAGACAGAATTGAAAAGCGACCGGAAACACCGTGAAGGCGCATCTGCCGAAGACGTCTccgcggaagcagcgactAAAGATCGCAGACGACACCCGGAGGAAAGACGCGAACCCCAGTGCCAGCTTGAGCCATTGAGCAGCCATCGAGCGTCCCGATCTGACGAGGCTGCGGTTGGGGACTTCCTCGTTGAGCCTGCTGATTTTTCTCCGAAGACACTGCCGgtctctctgccgccggctgcgtctgctgcatgGGACAAGGAGGTGGAGAagcccgcgcaggcggaaaCCGCCCGACAATCAGCGTGTATGCTGCCGTCGCACACGCATGGAGAGGCAGCATTTCCTAATAAGAGCCAGGCGCCCGGAGAGCTCTCGAATGCAAAAGACAAGCAGTCGCCCgctctggcgccgccgtggacTGTAAGACGTGCCGGACTCGTGCTCCCAGTCGACTTGAAGCCGGTGGAGCGCGGTCGCGAGCACGCGAGTCCTCCGCGAGGATCCGCGTCTTCGGTTGACCTCCTCAACGGCGTCGCCAAAGAGGAACCGCGCGCGCAAGAAAAGGATGCGGCTGcgccagagacgcacgcgccgacctgcagcggcgaaggcggaaggggggaagaggagggcgaggacggacgcggtgcgcctgcgcctcgtggGCTGGCCAGTGAGGGCTCGCGTCGCGGGGCGGGTGACTCGCGCAGCCTCCCAGGGACTCTTGCACCGTTGACCCAGAGATCTGGATTGTTTGCCGTGAAGGAAAAGCCGCTGATCTCGCAGCAGACTTTCAGAAGCGTGAGGAAGTTTCTTGGACAAAGAGAGGTCTCCTCCGCGACAGTGTCGGCGGGATCTGCCCCTTACCAAACAAAGCACCGTGAGacgctctccgctgctggcgtcgccagactgggcgagccgcggccgccgggcctctctgcggggcgcccgcggaTGCCGAAGCTTCCTATTTCGTCGCGAGTTGTACGCTGCAATACGAATCTCTTCACGGCTCGCGTGTGCACCATCCTGGAGAAGGAGTTGGAGAGCGAAATAAGAAAGGCAAAGCCGTCGCCCATCAAGGTGACGCCGGAGCGACTCGTGCACCCGTTTCTCTCCATCGGTTcacagaagaaagaggcacGCGGAGCGAACGTTGTGTTGGGAGGAGAGAAGCATCGAAgacgagaggccgccgcagagacgctcgAGAGGAACGAAGGCACACAGAACCAAAGCGTGGCAGGCAGGTCGCATGTGGCTCAAGGTTCGAAAAGCCAACACTGCGGCATCAAAGACGAAAACGGTGGCGCCGGCATCGGCGGCCGGGCTCTCGCGCGCTACTCGAAGAAAGTTGAGTCTCCATTGTCGGGGAACAGCGAGGCTGTGGACGCGCAAGCACCCTCACAGGTCTCAGAGGAGCAGACGTTGACAGCCCACCGCAGTGGAAGGAAATTGAATACCGCTGAGAGCGACAAGCATACCCTAGACGGGCTCCGTGATggccctcgcgcgtcgttAGCTTCATGCGAGGACAGGAGGGCGCTTCTGGGAAGCAGCGGGGAGCACGACGATCAGTCTGAGGTGGACTTGAAGCTGtcggcctcttctgcgctggGCGCCACCACTCGAGACTCAAACCGGGGGGACATCAGGGCAGCCACTGCGGCTACCAGCGGATTAGAGTCCTCCCGCGCGCCATGTGgcgtctcgtcgccttcgtccccggctgcggcttctcgcgTGCCGACAACTCGTGAGCAGCCGGACTCAGCCACGGGCCGTGCGCGCAGCTTGTCAGCTCCGGAAGGCtccgcgagaggcagcgaggagctGAAGAGAAGGGCGCCCTTCGCCCCTTGCGATGGCTGCCactccgcggccttcttggaagacgcgggcgagaTTGTTTCCGTCTCCGCTCTGAGGAGACGGGCTTCAAAGGCATGGAAGGCCAGGCGGTCGCGCTCGGCCCATGCTGGAGGCGTAAAAGGCGAACTCGGGCTCGTCAGCGACAATGGTAAGCCGCGCTGCGACAGGGAACTGAAGGAGGACATGGTCACGCGACGCCTGTATAAAGAAACGGACGCAGCAGCCCCTGGCGCAGGATGCCGAATGAAAGCCAATCTCTCGACCGAGGGGATCCGCCATGTGCAGGCACTGGGCAGCGGGGCGAGCCAGACCGAGctgcgcgactccgccggactttccgctgctgccggctttttcgctgcgcctctAGGTAAGGGTGCCTGCCCAAGAATCACATCCAAGGGGAAGAGGGCTTGTTGGGGAGACCGGGGCAGTCCGGAGCCCAAGAAGGCCGCTGCGAAAGGAGCGCTTCTGGAAGACAAACAGGCCTGCGACGCAGATGATTTAACGGAAGACGCCTGGAGCCTCGACAACCCGTTGTTGAagcagcgtctcgccgtGGATACCACATCTCTGGGCTCGAGCTCCGCCGGCTCCGCGGATTCTTCTGATgggagcgcgagcgcatcCTCTTTGGAGCCGTCTTCTGCAgattctctctctcctctgctggACACTGAGCGTCCAGTTCCTGGGGAAGCGGCTTACGCTTGCGCGGCgacctcgccggcggcgggctcaGCGCTGACCTCCCCAAAGCATCGCGGCGTGCACGGCGCAGGCCGGGAGTCCCGGCGCGAGAATCTTAACTGTTTCCCTGGCGAAAGCCCTTCGGCGAGAGAACGAATCGATTCTCCCGCAGACTCCCTGCGGTGGATGGCAGACGCCTCTTccggcgacgacagcgacgagccctgcagcagcagcaacgacgcagagggcccGGTGCGTGGCTCAGCcacgcgccgcatgcaggccgcggcaagactccgaggccgaggcggccCGGGGGGGAGCGATGCGACTGGATGTGAAGCGCCAGTCGGGGGCAGGGCGCCGGTGGAGGCCGACCGAGGGCGCACAACAGTTTCGCGTGGCAGGAGCTGCCGAAGAATCACACTCACATCGCGCCatggagacgccggcgcgccagaTGGCGCAGACTCGGCAGACTGCCACAGACGTCGCACAGGCGGAAACGCTGACCAGGTACGGAAAAGCCGCAGGGCTGTGCTGATAACCTGCTAGAGAAGCGTCTCCGCGACCACGGCCATGCCTGGTGTCCGCGTACACACTTGTGCCTCAGTCCGTCGAAAGGAGTGTCGAGGAATTTGAATCCCACCTGCAGTTTACGTAGCGTGGAGGGGCACCAGATGTCGCTGTCCCGACTGCCTTTCTTCGCGCTGACTGCGTGAGCGTGTCTCCGTGTGACGGTAAGCCTCACTAACCGCATACGGGCGTCCTGCGTGTTCCTGCGCTGTGATGCTGGGGCTCTGCATCCGTTCTCTGTCGGACTGTTTTCGACTcctacatgtatatgtatacatatagatatatattaTCATACTGCGTTTATCACGAGGTGGCGCCTTCCCTGTAAGCTGATCTCTACGGTTTAACGCGCTtgatgcgccgccgccaggtcGTCGCAAACGGTAGCCGCTGCGTTCTGAACCAACATTATTTGAGTCGCAACTCTGTTGCCGCTGTGcagtttcttcttctgcggccaACGCGAAAAACCGCGGGTCCCGCCCCGAGTTTCTCTAGAGCGACCGCCAAAGGCATCGCGGAGCCTCTTGCCGCAGAACAGGGCGCAATGGAGGCTCGCGTAAGTCCCTGTGCTTCTTTGGCTGCATCATGATTTGATGCAGTGACTCCGACCTGGAAGCAGCACTTTGCGGCAGTCTAGACGTCTTCTTGTTGCAAGTGACCATTCGGAGTCGCTGTCTTGCATGCAGCCTCAGGAAAGCTGAAAAACATCCGACCAccgaagaggccgcagcggtcGGCGCGAGGGGCTGTAGAGCACAGTGTGGACGCATGCTGTCTTGATCACCCATGCAATGTGCCGCTAGAGAGGCCCGGCGAGAGCTCTCAAGTCCGAAGCATCGCGTCCGCTCTTGATGTTTCAGATTTAGGTTTTTTGTCGAATCGTGGAGTGTAGTTTGTTGGAAAGCAGTCGGATGCCGTGGACGGTGTTACTCACGTGGCATCTGCCTCGGTGTCCCCATGCATCTCGGCTTTTTGTAGGCATGTCCGGCCTCGGGTCTCTCAATCCCGCATTCGGGAAGTCCAAGCGCGGGTTCCACTAGCAACGAGGCGAGCAGTCCCACAAGGAAGGAGAGCCTCACCTCACGAGGACGGCGATTCGGCGAGTTCCTGCCTGATGTGTCTCAGGACAAAAGACAGTTTTCTCCGGGAAAATCCGCTTCCCGGGTCCACCTTTCTTCTGGCGTGGCTTCGGCCTCGGGTCAAGCTGGCGGGACCTCGATCGCGCAATTGCCCAGCGGAAGCAAACCAGGTCAGGCAGAGAGCTGCTTCCCTCCTCGGAGTGCacagcgcggcggacggTTCGCCGagctctgcgcgccttcaaGTTCACACACAAGCAGCAGCCGCATGTATCGATCGGGGTCCTCAGCACCCTCCGGCGGCCCaaccagcggcggcggctcgatACTAGGCAGGCGTTCTGTGGCGCAGCCGACTGCTTGGTCGAGGCTTCACGGCGCGAGAAATAGTGGAGAGTGCTCCGCTGCCAAAGGCACTCTTGCGGACTCGTTTGCCTTTTTCGAGAGCGCTGGCGCGAGAACGACCTCGTCCGCGACGGGAGAATCGCATCTCTCGGGTTTAGCCCTTGCACCACGCTCGGCGGTATCCTCCTACGCcgacgcggcttcgcgcctcctcgctgagCGAGCGGGCGCCATCGATCCGACGCCAGATGAGGGCGGGGCTTTGGCAGGGGACGAAAGCAACTCAAGGGCGATGTCAGACTGCAGAGAGGTAGCGAGCACAGGCCGCGCCACGCCAACGGACTCTCGCCGACTCGGCACCTCGGTAGTTCCATCGGCAGCCGGGCTGCGCACAGGACTCCCGACAGGCCAGCAGGCGAATGCCAGTTCAGACGCTGAAGCCGAGGACGGCGCCAAAGGCGGACAGGCTCGCAGGGATCGCTTAGTCGTCGGTGAGGAGCCGCGAGCAGGCTCGACGGAAACTCGGGGAGGTGGTGGAAGCAAaacggcagctgcagctttcgcctctgcgcaggacCCAGCTCATCCGCACCTACGTAGCCTTGCAACCGAAGCAAAGCATTCGTTCCTGCCCGCGGACATGCCTCTGGCATCGTGGCGGCGATgtcaagcgccgccgccgaccgccgGGCGAGTGGGAATggctgcagacgaagcgaTTCTTGAAGAAGATGCGTCGGGGGGCCGCGCAGTCCTGCCGGAAAAGGAAGGCGGCAAGTCGCCCCAGCGACGAGACCAGTCGCGAGTCGGAGATGGAAGAAACGTTTACTGCATGTTACGCCGCAGAACTACGGTTGACGCAGGACGACGTGGAGCCGGGCAGCGCGTAGAGAGTCGAGAAAGTAttgccctccgcggcgccagtggagctccgcgccgagctgccgaggcgcccgaTTTTGGGAAGCCCCGAGCTGTTCCACTGCAGATTCGTGATGGCCTGGAAGAGCCCCCGCCAGCGCAGCAGGCCAACAACAGAGGATGGCTTAGCAACTTTCTCGAATCTGCTCAACATGGAGGTTTCAATGGGTGGAAAGGGGGGCCTGCCTCGGTCGATGAGGGAAGTCCCCGAGAAGGGTGGAATGAGAGGGGACTCCTTGAGACGAACCGTCGTGTCCTTCCAGCTCGATGGCTACACCCAAGAAACGCGTCGAGTGAGCGGAATGAAATCCAGTTGACGAAAGGAGGCGCACGCTTGTAGGGACCGTTCCCGTGCGCGCACTCACTGCCGATCGCAGATCCCTTGAGAGATAACCCATATAGCGCCGCGTGAGTGAACTGTGTCACGACGCCAGGGCGCTTCACCATTTCGACCGGAATTTGTTCGGTTCTCTATTTTTGTGACTGGGTCGACAAGATTTTGGGACTGCAGACACTGTAGCGTGTTCGCTCGCTGTGTAGCCGGGTGGGTAGACTCCGCCCCGTGAACGAAATGTGGAGTGATTGCCTCGCATTTATTTCCGTTTCCTCTCTGTTGAAACCGTAAAGGACCGCCCTTCTGGCAGACCAGCCTCTGGGAGAGCGGCATGGATAGGTAATTCGTACTTTGCCATTTGTGTCCGTCACGTGAACCGGGCGGCTCCCTTTTTTCATGGATACGAATGCTGAACTTGTCGCTCACCATTTCTTAGCGCCGCCAGCGTTCCGGCGGTGTTATCTAGTAAGTGTGACAAGCTCCGCATTCTCACGCAGAGGATTTTAGCTCTGACGGACGCGTGCAGAAGAGAGTATCTGGGTCCACGGTGTCTTTTTTTTTAGTGCCGTGTGGTCCCGGGCAAACTGCGGTGGTCGAGGGAACAAAACGCCTTTGGAAGCATAGCTGTGCAGCCCTGGAACGAATGCTGGATGCATGCTAGTAAAGGCCTTGTAGATTTGCCGCAGTGTTGATAGCATGTTTTTCCCCTTGTCGGATGGAGCGGATGAGGTGGACCAGTGTGCCGGTCGCTACTGCGCAGAGCATGAATTTCACTCTTCAAGCGTTCTGTGTCGGTTACACATCGCAGTCACGCCGTGGTTCCATATTCGTATAGCGACATAGTTGGAAGCTGCAGCGTGTTAGGACGGCGATCCGACGAAGTAGTCCGCTCTGCCGAATGGCATATCCGTGAGATTCCTTCTGACACggtaaccctaaaccctaaatgAAATGTAGCACTCAGATGCGTAGGGGAAACGCAACTG is drawn from Besnoitia besnoiti strain Bb-Ger1 chromosome VI, whole genome shotgun sequence and contains these coding sequences:
- a CDS encoding hypothetical protein (encoded by transcript BESB_068630), which translates into the protein MTNEESEDNGPRPLGFGSASPVRGYMQRQTSAPGHSTHAQIAAETGLVPRLCSRPPQEKAREHLASVRGLRGAEKNRPDTARFRLRVKLLDAEQSQPVGAARQELVAEAPHALCRSGRDSSTGAAEGNQHGSRHDGAQEAGAIAPSANAPSLVPRYRSQTRHPTFRVVWDHSDGDGDEPVAATSPEPSDCEEAGRRHSSLPSSASPADCPSSPWSTCSWTSSNSSFSCLSPSSPAFSSTASGAGKSRSRGSPGRGEGGVTLTRLRRQGRHHVDGQDRSGESQKTPGVASLLQMQRDRSWLKDQMLPESSRPRRRGTRRCPRRGRLRSSMRSQDDIPVTQVHAENKATEITPSERARKGTAGTRSSEGGSEEAAGEAISGADRGRSTTDISASLKAIPVGRVAALKQRLERRMERIRQRTAAMKALSAQQRSAQEQGSEEPAKPLPAIIVRYDSIDECASCSKDDLPGEVPSPDCGEGLLPGALKAAPGAPHSPPGQDGCVTFRRSRANLEPVNASGQRNGASCAAPNTPSPQAARPPRRAAASNASRDEGVSPEVLDACASRETGSGGVVQGAASKTETQTGSSSAADNATCRERDVTKESDDKDVARPAVASPCASASAPAPDHEEASPPCPSVCPAPAAPSAPLPTSTSPFSCVALSEDVASIEPASRHSGGEAFCSQQALRAQDEGAMRQARPRSLAPESVGVMSSAVEPSGEWLSFSACLKSPLPAPVCSSQRVLSGASAAEIHIAGSSSGTRSLPVSLSCLPHALSSEVSCSPLPSNATPSVARRENAAPSTRLASSPEGVAAPAALAREADPLESHVEAETLKGPDGRHARSSLLLVLSPTSQQVDDSTQKAGCQSALHSSGSRALPRVQTCPTIPRLEQDRAGGRGACRCMQTTSALSWDEVPESSRGRSALHRRGAEEAESPKENVSECLAPGAEAALQKISEDESTVEGSSSQSGAPAAEAPGEEGLVEGNQESTQSGNQEDTSEKPGRIRPEDAGDTEAIEQRGGQDRDAETAEEEADRLVGEDQAVTATSQRETQEAQERGIGSNETPSERHKPHSPSSDSVSSEPQGDSSLEEGEPPVSASACDPHQNEGGRDHSADHLDGEPRIPERGDLPDTPFEDGGGAQTEQQTELKSDRKHREGASAEDVSAEAATKDRRRHPEERREPQCQLEPLSSHRASRSDEAAVGDFLVEPADFSPKTLPVSLPPAASAAWDKEVEKPAQAETARQSACMLPSHTHGEAAFPNKSQAPGELSNAKDKQSPALAPPWTVRRAGLVLPVDLKPVERGREHASPPRGSASSVDLLNGVAKEEPRAQEKDAAAPETHAPTCSGEGGRGEEEGEDGRGAPAPRGLASEGSRRGAGDSRSLPGTLAPLTQRSGLFAVKEKPLISQQTFRSVRKFLGQREVSSATVSAGSAPYQTKHRETLSAAGVARLGEPRPPGLSAGRPRMPKLPISSRVVRCNTNLFTARVCTILEKELESEIRKAKPSPIKVTPERLVHPFLSIGSQKKEARGANVVLGGEKHRRREAAAETLERNEGTQNQSVAGRSHVAQGSKSQHCGIKDENGGAGIGGRALARYSKKVESPLSGNSEAVDAQAPSQVSEEQTLTAHRSGRKLNTAESDKHTLDGLRDGPRASLASCEDRRALLGSSGEHDDQSEVDLKLSASSALGATTRDSNRGDIRAATAATSGLESSRAPCGVSSPSSPAAASRVPTTREQPDSATGRARSLSAPEGSARGSEELKRRAPFAPCDGCHSAAFLEDAGEIVSVSALRRRASKAWKARRSRSAHAGGVKGELGLVSDNGKPRCDRELKEDMVTRRLYKETDAAAPGAGCRMKANLSTEGIRHVQALGSGASQTELRDSAGLSAAAGFFAAPLGKGACPRITSKGKRACWGDRGSPEPKKAAAKGALLEDKQACDADDLTEDAWSLDNPLLKQRLAVDTTSLGSSSAGSADSSDGSASASSLEPSSADSLSPLLDTERPVPGEAAYACAATSPAAGSALTSPKHRGVHGAGRESRRENLNCFPGESPSARERIDSPADSLRWMADASSGDDSDEPCSSSNDAEGPVRGSATRRMQAAARLRGRGGPGGSDATGCEAPVGGRAPVEADRGRTTVSRGRSCRRITLTSRHGDAGAPDGADSADCHRRRTGGNADQFLLLRPTRKTAGPAPSFSRATAKGIAEPLAAEQGAMEARACPASGLSIPHSGSPSAGSTSNEASSPTRKESLTSRGRRFGEFLPDVSQDKRQFSPGKSASRVHLSSGVASASGQAGGTSIAQLPSGSKPGQAESCFPPRSAQRGGRFAELCAPSSSHTSSSRMYRSGSSAPSGGPTSGGGSILGRRSVAQPTAWSRLHGARNSGECSAAKGTLADSFAFFESAGARTTSSATGESHLSGLALAPRSAVSSYADAASRLLAERAGAIDPTPDEGGALAGDESNSRAMSDCREVASTGRATPTDSRRLGTSVVPSAAGLRTGLPTGQQANASSDAEAEDGAKGGQARRDRLVVGEEPRAGSTETRGGGGSKTAAAAFASAQDPAHPHLRSLATEAKHSFLPADMPLASWRRCQAPPPTAGRVGMAADEAILEEDASGGRAVLPEKEGGKSPQRRDQSRVGDGRNVYCMLRRRTTVDAGRRGAGQRVESRESIALRGASGAPRRAAEAPDFGKPRAVPLQIRDGLEEPPPAQQANNRGWLSNFLESAQHGGFNGWKGGPASVDEGSPREGWNERGLLETNRRVLPARWLHPRNASSERNEIQLTKGGARL